In one window of Rhizobium sp. ACO-34A DNA:
- a CDS encoding MFS transporter, producing the protein MTNGNSQGFDLFKTALAGALAMAAAMGFGRFSFTPILPGMVTDLGLSSGDAGLIAAANFTGYLAGAILAAYGWVAGRERGAGLAALTISTLLLAAMAGVETVWAFCVLRFLAGLASAFAMIFITTVVLGHAARAGSETVQSAHFGGVGFGIAVSSLMVAIVAFSGPFAVASWRVDWLVGAAISLVALLIVIVLLPPAPKFEVKPSPEPPLVWKLPLVLLTISYALFGFGYVVTATFVVAMARMSAAGHMVEFLTWFLAGCTAAVSLFAWRRVMIRIGLRGTYVVSLLIEAAGVLGSVLLPSPYAPIVGGLMLGATFMIVTAYALRIGRQLAPESQRRALAFLTAAFGVGQIIGPLVAGLLAEWTGSYDAGTIAAAFALLVAALVVLPVYRRLA; encoded by the coding sequence ATGACAAACGGCAATTCCCAAGGTTTCGATCTTTTCAAGACGGCTCTCGCCGGCGCGCTGGCCATGGCGGCTGCCATGGGCTTCGGGCGCTTCTCCTTCACGCCGATCCTGCCGGGCATGGTGACCGATCTCGGTCTTTCGAGCGGCGATGCGGGGTTGATCGCGGCGGCGAACTTTACCGGCTATCTGGCGGGTGCCATTCTTGCGGCCTATGGCTGGGTTGCGGGCCGGGAGCGTGGCGCGGGACTTGCTGCGTTGACCATCAGCACGCTTCTGCTGGCCGCCATGGCCGGCGTCGAGACGGTCTGGGCCTTCTGCGTGCTACGCTTTCTTGCCGGTCTCGCCAGCGCCTTTGCCATGATCTTCATAACGACCGTCGTTCTCGGCCATGCCGCGCGGGCCGGCAGCGAGACGGTTCAGTCGGCCCATTTCGGCGGTGTGGGGTTCGGGATTGCCGTCTCTTCGCTGATGGTGGCTATCGTGGCTTTCTCAGGTCCGTTCGCTGTTGCCTCGTGGCGGGTGGACTGGCTGGTGGGGGCCGCAATCAGTCTCGTCGCGTTGCTGATCGTCATCGTGCTTCTGCCTCCGGCTCCGAAATTCGAGGTGAAGCCCAGCCCTGAGCCGCCGCTCGTCTGGAAGCTCCCGCTGGTGCTGCTGACGATTTCCTATGCGCTGTTCGGCTTCGGCTATGTGGTCACCGCCACTTTCGTCGTTGCCATGGCGCGCATGAGTGCGGCCGGGCATATGGTGGAGTTCCTGACATGGTTCCTGGCCGGCTGCACGGCGGCGGTTTCGCTGTTCGCGTGGCGGCGGGTGATGATCCGAATCGGGTTGCGTGGAACCTATGTGGTCAGTCTGCTGATCGAGGCGGCCGGCGTGCTGGGTTCGGTGTTGCTGCCTTCGCCCTATGCGCCGATCGTCGGCGGTTTGATGCTCGGCGCGACATTCATGATCGTCACCGCCTATGCGCTGAGGATCGGACGCCAGCTTGCACCGGAAAGCCAGCGCCGCGCGCTCGCCTTCCTGACCGCCGCTTTCGGTGTCGGCCAGATCATCGGTCCGCTGGTCGCCGGTTTGCTTGCCGAATGGACGGGCAGTTACGATGCCGGAACCATTGCCGCGGCCTTCGCGCTTCTTGTCGCGGCGCTGGTGGTGCTGCCGGTTTACCGGCGGCTCGCCTGA
- a CDS encoding xanthine dehydrogenase accessory protein XdhC, protein MNGKPSLPAFLAAHPNSVLVEVAEARGSTPREAGAFMVVADNRLFGTIGGGHLEYIAIDHARAMLAGQAAGETLDIPLGPEIGQCCGGRTLLRFTKVDETVRQRLLRQSSSEQQAYHDIFLFGAGHVGLALAAALAPLPFNVTVVETRQIEAGALPDAITFRHVPMPEAEVAAIRPGGAAVILTHDHALDFLIAREALARDDLAYTGMIGSATKRATFSRWLLREGGEAAWLERLRLPVGGDTVKDKRPAVIAALVTAELVTRLLGSQPSAGLSARQDERLADR, encoded by the coding sequence ATGAACGGCAAGCCATCTCTCCCCGCCTTCCTCGCCGCCCATCCGAACTCCGTCCTCGTCGAAGTCGCCGAAGCAAGGGGCTCAACCCCGCGGGAAGCCGGCGCTTTCATGGTCGTGGCCGATAACAGGTTGTTCGGCACCATCGGCGGCGGGCATCTGGAATACATCGCCATCGACCACGCCCGCGCGATGCTTGCGGGCCAGGCCGCCGGCGAGACGCTGGATATCCCGCTCGGCCCGGAAATCGGCCAATGCTGCGGCGGCCGCACGCTGCTGCGTTTCACCAAGGTAGACGAGACCGTCAGGCAGAGGCTTCTGCGGCAGTCTTCGAGCGAACAGCAGGCTTATCACGATATCTTCCTCTTCGGCGCCGGCCATGTCGGCCTTGCGCTGGCGGCAGCACTTGCGCCCCTGCCCTTCAATGTGACGGTGGTGGAGACCCGCCAGATCGAGGCCGGGGCATTGCCCGATGCGATAACATTTCGCCATGTCCCGATGCCGGAGGCCGAGGTCGCGGCGATCCGGCCGGGGGGCGCGGCGGTGATCCTCACCCATGACCACGCGCTCGATTTCCTGATCGCCCGGGAAGCGCTTGCCCGCGATGATCTCGCCTATACCGGCATGATCGGTTCCGCGACCAAGCGGGCGACCTTCTCCCGCTGGCTGTTGCGCGAAGGCGGTGAAGCCGCATGGCTTGAACGCCTGAGGCTGCCGGTTGGCGGCGACACGGTGAAGGACAAGCGGCCGGCGGTGATCGCAGCGCTGGTCACAGCCGAACTCGTCACCCGGCTGCTCGGCAGCCAGCCGTCCGCCGGGCTTTCCGCCCGTCAGGATGAACGCCTCGCCGACCGATAG
- a CDS encoding type I methionyl aminopeptidase, with amino-acid sequence MIVSSDDDLTRLKEIGHICAVAVKTMAAALEPGITTRELDQIGRKVLEDAGAQSAPELCYQFPGATCISVNEEVAHGIPGDRKILAGDLVNIDVSGEKAGFFGDTGSSFIVPPVTPKLERLVRDGKRAMWVGINQVRTGQPMANIGNAIGTFARKNRYTLIQNLASHGIGHSLHEEPKELATWPDPDETRMMEEGQVFTVEPFLSIGGLWAEDGDDPWTLFSEPKAPTVQFEHTLVVTRNGPIILTLSE; translated from the coding sequence ATGATTGTATCCAGCGACGACGACCTGACCCGCCTCAAGGAGATCGGCCATATCTGCGCCGTGGCCGTGAAGACGATGGCGGCGGCGCTGGAGCCGGGGATCACCACGCGGGAGCTGGACCAGATCGGCCGCAAGGTTCTGGAAGACGCCGGCGCGCAGTCGGCACCAGAGCTCTGTTACCAGTTTCCGGGTGCGACCTGCATCAGCGTCAACGAGGAAGTCGCCCACGGCATTCCGGGCGACCGTAAGATCCTCGCCGGCGATCTCGTCAATATCGACGTTTCAGGCGAGAAGGCGGGCTTCTTCGGCGATACCGGCTCGTCCTTCATCGTGCCGCCGGTAACACCGAAGCTCGAGCGGCTGGTACGTGACGGCAAGCGGGCGATGTGGGTCGGGATCAATCAGGTTCGCACCGGCCAGCCCATGGCCAATATCGGCAACGCCATCGGCACGTTCGCGCGAAAGAACCGCTATACGCTGATCCAGAACCTTGCGAGCCATGGGATCGGCCATTCGCTGCACGAGGAGCCGAAGGAACTCGCGACCTGGCCGGACCCGGACGAGACGCGGATGATGGAGGAGGGGCAGGTCTTCACCGTCGAGCCGTTCCTTTCCATCGGTGGCCTCTGGGCCGAGGATGGCGACGATCCCTGGACGCTTTTCAGCGAACCCAAGGCGCCGACCGTGCAGTTCGAGCACACCCTTGTCGTCACCCGCAACGGCCCGATCATCCTGACGCTTTCGGAATAG
- a CDS encoding LLM class flavin-dependent oxidoreductase — MELGLYTFADVDPNAANKGAEAKRRLDDLLEEIQLADEVGLDVFGLGEHHRPDYMASSPSTILAAAAVKTNNIRLTSAVTVLSSDDPVRVFQQFATIDLLSNGRAEIMAGRGSFIESFPLFGYDLEDCDLLFAEKLQLLGEIRENEVVTWEGETRKPIAGRCVYPRPLQDPLPLWIAIGGTPQSAARAGYLGLPLALAIIGGEPRRFAPLFDLYRQSAVKAGLDPKTLQTSINVHGFIADTTEKAADTFYEPQATVMNRIGRERGWGPTSRAHFDMSRGPEGALFVGDPETVAEKIVANHKLFGNTRFMLQMAIGPMPHKDIMRGIELYGTKVAPLVRKALTPSEAGRKHPAFLQNKKAPSDKAGPDGLKDER, encoded by the coding sequence ATGGAACTCGGACTTTATACCTTCGCGGACGTCGATCCGAATGCAGCCAACAAGGGCGCGGAAGCCAAGCGCCGCCTCGACGATTTGCTGGAGGAAATTCAGCTGGCCGACGAAGTGGGTCTCGATGTCTTCGGTCTCGGCGAACACCACCGTCCCGATTACATGGCCTCGTCGCCATCCACCATTCTTGCCGCTGCTGCCGTCAAGACGAATAACATTCGCCTGACGAGCGCCGTTACCGTGCTTTCCTCCGACGATCCGGTCCGCGTTTTCCAGCAGTTCGCCACCATCGACCTGTTGTCGAACGGCCGCGCCGAGATCATGGCGGGACGTGGTTCCTTCATCGAGAGCTTCCCGCTGTTCGGCTATGACCTCGAGGATTGCGACCTGCTGTTTGCCGAGAAGCTGCAGCTGCTTGGAGAGATCCGCGAGAACGAGGTGGTGACCTGGGAAGGCGAGACGCGCAAGCCGATTGCCGGGCGCTGCGTCTATCCGCGTCCGCTGCAGGACCCGTTGCCGCTGTGGATTGCCATCGGCGGCACGCCGCAATCGGCGGCGCGGGCCGGCTATCTCGGCCTGCCGCTGGCGCTTGCCATCATCGGCGGCGAACCCCGGCGGTTTGCGCCGCTCTTCGATCTCTATCGCCAGAGCGCCGTCAAGGCGGGTCTTGATCCGAAGACGCTGCAGACCTCGATCAACGTGCATGGCTTCATTGCCGACACGACGGAGAAGGCTGCCGATACGTTCTATGAGCCGCAGGCGACCGTGATGAACCGCATCGGCCGGGAACGTGGCTGGGGGCCGACGAGCCGCGCCCATTTCGACATGTCGCGCGGGCCGGAAGGCGCGCTGTTTGTCGGCGATCCGGAAACCGTTGCGGAAAAGATCGTCGCCAACCACAAGCTCTTCGGCAATACCCGCTTCATGCTGCAGATGGCAATCGGCCCGATGCCGCATAAGGACATCATGCGCGGCATCGAGCTTTACGGCACAAAAGTCGCGCCTCTGGTGCGAAAGGCATTGACCCCGTCGGAAGCGGGGCGTAAGCACCCCGCATTCCTTCAAAATAAGAAGGCCCCTTCTGACAAGGCGGGGCCGGATGGCCTGAAAGACGAACGATGA
- a CDS encoding xanthine dehydrogenase small subunit produces the protein MTDSIRFILNGEDIALSSFEPTETLLDFLRLKRRMTGTKEGCAEGDCGACTVLVGRLVHGKLTYETVNACIRFIGSLNATHVVTVEHLAAADGQLHPVQQAMVECHGSQCGFCTPGFVMSLYGLWLTNSNPSRAEIERALQGNLCRCTGYEPIVKAAELVSRTRPSSLFDPLERDRANIMARLWNLQTAENVTVVKDDRRLIVPGSVAALADILAEEPQATVVAGATDVGLWVTKQMRPINPVVFINHLADLQTVTVDAKGITLGAGVSYAQGFETLRKEIPAFGRLIERIGGQQVRNMGTIGGNVANGSPIGDTPPALIALGARVRLRSAAGSRELLLEDFFIDYGKQDRRTGEFVESIFVPRPEAGAHYAVYKISKRRDEDISALCGAFHLSLAADGSVSKIVIAFGGMAATPKRARTVEAALLGKPWTQATIAEARDAFDQDYKPLTDWRATADYRQLTAKNLLTRFFLETSGTPQELQRFEREEA, from the coding sequence ATGACCGATAGCATCCGCTTCATCCTGAACGGCGAGGACATCGCCCTTTCGAGCTTCGAGCCGACCGAAACGCTTCTCGATTTCCTGCGCCTCAAGCGCCGGATGACGGGCACAAAGGAAGGTTGCGCCGAAGGCGATTGCGGCGCCTGCACCGTACTGGTCGGCCGTCTGGTCCACGGCAAGCTGACCTATGAGACGGTCAATGCCTGCATCAGGTTCATCGGCTCGCTCAACGCCACCCATGTGGTGACCGTCGAACATCTCGCGGCAGCCGACGGCCAGCTTCATCCCGTCCAGCAGGCCATGGTCGAATGTCACGGCTCCCAGTGCGGCTTCTGCACGCCGGGCTTCGTCATGTCGCTCTACGGTCTCTGGCTCACCAATTCCAATCCGTCCCGCGCCGAGATCGAACGCGCGCTGCAAGGCAATCTCTGTCGCTGCACGGGTTACGAGCCGATCGTCAAGGCGGCCGAACTCGTATCCCGCACACGGCCCAGCTCGCTCTTCGACCCGCTGGAGCGCGACCGTGCCAACATCATGGCCCGCCTGTGGAACCTGCAGACGGCGGAAAACGTCACCGTCGTCAAGGACGACCGTCGCCTCATCGTGCCGGGTTCGGTCGCAGCACTCGCCGATATCCTTGCGGAAGAGCCGCAGGCCACCGTGGTTGCCGGCGCGACCGATGTCGGCCTCTGGGTGACCAAGCAGATGCGGCCGATCAATCCCGTGGTTTTCATCAACCACCTCGCGGACCTGCAGACCGTTACCGTCGACGCCAAGGGCATCACGCTTGGCGCAGGCGTCAGCTATGCGCAGGGCTTCGAAACGCTTCGCAAGGAAATCCCCGCCTTCGGCCGGCTGATCGAACGCATCGGCGGCCAGCAGGTGCGCAATATGGGCACCATCGGCGGCAATGTCGCCAACGGTTCGCCCATCGGTGACACCCCGCCTGCCCTGATCGCGCTTGGCGCAAGAGTCAGGCTGCGCTCCGCCGCAGGTAGCCGCGAGCTGCTGCTCGAGGATTTCTTCATCGACTACGGCAAGCAGGACCGTCGCACCGGCGAGTTCGTCGAGAGCATTTTCGTGCCCCGGCCGGAAGCCGGTGCCCATTATGCGGTATACAAGATCTCCAAGCGGCGCGACGAGGATATCTCCGCCCTCTGCGGCGCTTTCCATCTCTCGCTCGCCGCCGATGGCAGCGTCTCGAAGATCGTCATCGCCTTCGGTGGCATGGCCGCAACCCCGAAGCGCGCCCGCACGGTGGAAGCTGCTCTCCTCGGCAAGCCCTGGACGCAGGCGACCATTGCCGAGGCTCGTGACGCCTTCGATCAGGACTACAAACCGCTCACCGACTGGCGCGCCACGGCCGACTATCGCCAGCTCACGGCAAAGAACCTGCTGACCCGGTTTTTCCTCGAAACCTCGGGTACGCCGCAGGAACTCCAGCGTTTCGAGCGGGAGGAAGCGTGA
- a CDS encoding LysR family transcriptional regulator, translating into MKLSRQFPLNALRVFETVARLGNFTRAGEELGMTQTAVSYQIKLLEENIGEPLFVRQPRQVVLTDTGARMLPKVSEGFTLLADAISEARRSGDEILEIHSTPTFASHWLARNLGTFQLEYPHIAVRLQRGTQLTDFNREHADVAIRIGNGPWQGLVCHPLVRLSYTPMLSPRLAESIGGVSQPADLLKLPLISDDDRWKVWFAAAGVDASQSNTQKLDAFGALDLEAGAALAGHGVAMLSPFYVQDELASGRLIQPFDLSWTDEKIYWLVYPNGRRNLPKIRAFQAWLMAALPVSSEIARWPADA; encoded by the coding sequence ATGAAGTTGTCCCGCCAGTTTCCGCTGAATGCGCTCAGGGTTTTCGAGACGGTGGCGCGCCTCGGCAACTTCACCCGTGCCGGCGAGGAACTGGGCATGACCCAGACCGCCGTCAGCTACCAGATCAAGCTTCTCGAAGAGAACATCGGCGAACCGCTGTTCGTGCGTCAGCCGAGGCAGGTGGTGTTGACGGACACCGGCGCCCGCATGCTGCCGAAGGTCAGCGAGGGCTTCACGCTGCTCGCCGATGCAATCAGCGAGGCCCGGAGAAGCGGCGACGAAATCCTGGAAATCCACTCAACGCCGACCTTCGCCTCTCACTGGCTAGCCCGAAATCTCGGCACCTTCCAGCTCGAATATCCGCATATAGCCGTCCGCCTGCAGCGGGGCACACAGCTGACCGATTTCAACCGTGAGCATGCCGATGTCGCGATCCGAATCGGCAACGGTCCCTGGCAGGGGCTGGTGTGCCACCCGCTCGTCCGGCTTTCCTACACGCCCATGCTCAGCCCGCGCCTCGCTGAAAGCATCGGCGGTGTAAGCCAACCGGCCGACCTCCTGAAACTGCCGCTGATCTCCGACGACGACAGGTGGAAGGTGTGGTTCGCCGCGGCCGGCGTCGATGCCTCGCAGAGCAACACGCAAAAGCTGGATGCCTTCGGCGCGCTCGACCTCGAGGCGGGAGCAGCACTCGCCGGTCACGGCGTGGCAATGCTCAGCCCCTTCTACGTGCAGGACGAACTGGCGTCTGGCCGCCTGATACAGCCCTTCGACCTCAGTTGGACGGACGAGAAAATCTACTGGCTCGTCTATCCGAATGGACGGCGCAACCTGCCCAAGATCCGGGCCTTTCAGGCATGGCTCATGGCCGCATTGCCTGTGTCGTCAGAGATAGCGCGGTGGCCAGCCGATGCGTGA
- a CDS encoding plasmid stabilization protein ParE produces the protein MKVILSPRARDYVRSEVDYLQARNPQAARDFVENLKRLKEHLSTFPNIGRISEELPIPGVFRFVLGSYLIDYEVHPATVVILAIRHGHQRQPTVPLDDDIDLEEP, from the coding sequence TTGAAGGTCATTCTCTCGCCCCGAGCACGTGACTACGTCAGATCCGAGGTTGACTATCTGCAAGCGCGCAATCCGCAAGCGGCCCGTGATTTCGTCGAAAACCTGAAACGGCTGAAAGAGCATCTTTCGACTTTTCCCAACATCGGCAGGATTTCCGAAGAGCTTCCGATACCGGGTGTCTTCCGGTTCGTACTGGGTTCTTATCTGATCGACTATGAAGTGCATCCCGCTACCGTCGTCATCCTGGCCATCCGCCACGGACATCAGCGGCAGCCAACTGTGCCGCTTGATGATGACATCGATCTGGAGGAGCCTTGA
- a CDS encoding xanthine dehydrogenase molybdopterin binding subunit, translating into MDKASYELYKYINGPMHQSLRHDSAHKHVSGSAEYIDDIPEPAGLLHGALGMADRAHAEIVSMDLSAVKAYPGVVCVLTGKDVPGVNDVSSAGHHDEPLLAETKVEFHGQPIFAVIAATRDAARRAARLAKVEYNDLPFWTDVDGALANGAPLVTSGMTLKRGEPEEELGKAEHRIQGTMRIGGQEHFYLESHIALAVPGEDEDVTVWSSTQHPSEVQHIVGHVLDIPSHAITVNVRRMGGGFGGKETQGNQFAALAALAAKKLNRAVKFRPDRDEDMTMTGKRHDFRMDYDVAFDNEGRLHAMVANFAARGGYSADLSGPVTDRALFHADSSYFYPHVKLTSQPLKTHTVSNTAYRGFGGPQGMLGGERVIEEIAYALGKDPLEIRKANFYGDLGSDRVLTPYHQTVEDNIIARVVEELETSCEYQARRKAIIDFNKTSPIIKKGIALTPVKFGISFTLTAFNQAGALVHVYQDGSIHLNHGGTEMGQGLYTKVAQVIADSFQVDVERVKITATTTGKVPNTSATAASSGTDLNGMAAYDAARQIKERLVAFAVEKFEVPPDEVEFLPNRVRVGSKEIPFPDFVKQAYFARVQLSAAGFYKTPKIHWDRAAGRGTPFYYFAYGASCSEVSIDTLTGEYLMDRTDILHDVGKSLNPAIDIGQIEGGFVQGMGWLTTEELWWDGKGRLRTHAPSTYKIPLASDRPKIFNTRLAEWSENAEPTIGRSKAVGEPPFMLAISVLEALSMAVASVADYKVCPRLDAPATPERVLMAVERLKAI; encoded by the coding sequence ATGGATAAGGCGAGCTACGAACTCTACAAATACATCAACGGCCCGATGCACCAGTCGCTGCGCCATGATTCAGCTCATAAGCATGTCAGCGGAAGTGCCGAATATATCGACGATATTCCCGAGCCCGCCGGCCTCCTGCATGGCGCGCTCGGCATGGCGGACCGCGCGCACGCGGAAATCGTCTCGATGGATCTTTCCGCGGTCAAGGCCTATCCGGGCGTCGTCTGCGTACTGACCGGCAAGGATGTGCCCGGCGTCAACGACGTGTCGTCCGCCGGACATCACGACGAGCCACTGCTGGCGGAAACCAAGGTGGAATTCCACGGCCAGCCGATCTTCGCCGTCATCGCCGCAACGCGTGACGCGGCCCGTCGCGCCGCCCGCCTCGCCAAGGTCGAATACAACGACCTGCCCTTCTGGACCGATGTCGATGGCGCGCTGGCGAACGGCGCTCCGCTCGTCACCTCCGGCATGACACTGAAACGCGGCGAACCGGAAGAGGAACTCGGCAAGGCCGAGCATCGCATTCAGGGCACCATGCGGATCGGTGGACAGGAGCATTTCTATCTCGAAAGCCACATCGCGCTCGCCGTTCCGGGCGAGGACGAGGATGTGACCGTCTGGTCCTCCACCCAGCACCCCTCCGAAGTGCAGCACATCGTCGGCCATGTGCTCGACATCCCGTCCCATGCGATCACGGTCAATGTGCGCCGCATGGGCGGCGGCTTCGGCGGCAAGGAGACCCAGGGCAACCAGTTCGCCGCCCTTGCGGCGCTTGCCGCCAAGAAGCTCAACCGCGCCGTCAAGTTCCGTCCCGACCGGGACGAGGACATGACCATGACCGGCAAGCGCCATGACTTCCGCATGGACTACGACGTCGCCTTCGACAATGAAGGACGCCTTCATGCGATGGTCGCCAACTTCGCCGCCCGCGGCGGCTATTCGGCCGACCTCTCCGGTCCCGTCACCGACCGCGCGCTCTTTCACGCGGATTCGAGCTATTTCTATCCGCATGTGAAACTCACCTCCCAACCGCTTAAAACCCATACGGTTTCCAACACCGCCTATCGCGGTTTCGGTGGCCCGCAGGGCATGCTGGGCGGTGAGCGCGTCATCGAGGAGATCGCCTATGCGCTGGGCAAGGACCCGCTCGAAATCCGCAAGGCGAACTTCTACGGCGACCTCGGCTCCGACCGGGTTCTGACCCCCTATCACCAGACGGTCGAGGACAACATCATCGCCCGCGTGGTGGAGGAGCTTGAGACTTCCTGCGAATATCAGGCGCGGCGCAAGGCGATCATCGACTTCAACAAGACGAGCCCGATCATCAAAAAGGGCATCGCGCTGACCCCGGTGAAGTTCGGCATTTCCTTCACGCTGACCGCCTTCAACCAGGCCGGCGCGCTGGTGCATGTCTATCAGGACGGCTCGATCCACCTGAACCATGGCGGCACGGAGATGGGCCAGGGCCTCTACACCAAGGTGGCGCAGGTCATCGCCGACAGCTTTCAGGTGGATGTCGAGCGGGTTAAGATCACCGCCACCACCACCGGCAAGGTGCCGAACACCTCGGCCACCGCCGCCTCCTCCGGCACCGACCTCAACGGCATGGCCGCCTATGACGCCGCCCGCCAGATCAAGGAACGCCTCGTCGCCTTCGCGGTCGAGAAATTCGAGGTGCCACCGGACGAGGTGGAATTCCTGCCGAACCGCGTGCGCGTCGGATCGAAGGAAATCCCCTTCCCCGATTTCGTCAAACAGGCCTATTTCGCCCGCGTCCAGCTTTCGGCGGCAGGCTTCTACAAGACGCCGAAGATCCACTGGGATCGCGCCGCCGGCCGCGGCACGCCCTTCTACTACTTCGCCTATGGCGCCTCCTGCTCGGAGGTCTCCATCGACACCCTGACCGGCGAATACCTGATGGACCGCACCGACATCCTGCACGACGTCGGCAAGTCGCTGAACCCGGCGATCGACATCGGCCAGATCGAGGGCGGCTTCGTGCAGGGCATGGGCTGGCTGACGACGGAGGAACTGTGGTGGGACGGCAAGGGCCGGCTGAGGACGCACGCGCCCTCCACATACAAGATCCCGCTCGCCTCAGACCGCCCGAAGATCTTCAACACCCGGCTCGCCGAGTGGTCCGAAAATGCCGAGCCCACCATCGGCCGCTCCAAGGCCGTCGGCGAACCGCCCTTCATGCTGGCGATCTCCGTCTTGGAAGCGCTCTCCATGGCCGTCGCAAGCGTCGCCGACTACAAGGTCTGCCCCCGCCTCGACGCACCGGCGACGCCGGAACGGGTGTTGATGGCGGTGGAGAGGTTGAAGGCGATCTAG
- a CDS encoding CopG family transcriptional regulator codes for MRLPVDILAEVEEIARICERSRSWVIVRALKSYLAAEGRELMELAEARADVDQGGGVDLDDVIKELEGAAKDAAA; via the coding sequence ATGCGGCTTCCTGTAGATATTCTGGCGGAAGTCGAGGAAATTGCGCGGATTTGCGAGCGTAGCCGCAGTTGGGTCATCGTCCGTGCCCTGAAATCCTATCTCGCCGCGGAAGGTCGTGAACTTATGGAATTGGCCGAGGCCCGGGCTGACGTCGATCAGGGGGGCGGGGTCGATCTTGACGACGTGATCAAGGAACTGGAGGGCGCTGCCAAGGATGCTGCTGCTTGA
- a CDS encoding 3-hydroxybutyrate dehydrogenase, with protein MGRTVVVTGSTSGIGLAIAKAFAAEGDNVVINGFGDAAEIETIRKGLEAHGGRAIYHGADMTKPAEIRDLMATAAREFGMVDVLVNNAGIQHVSPVEDFPEDKWNQIIAINLNSSFHTIRAAVPAMKEKRHGRIINVASAHGLIASPFKSAYVAAKHGIMGLTKSVALELAEFGVTANAICPGYVLTPLVEKQIPDTAKARGITEEQVKSEVMLKFQPTKEFVAVEEVAATALFLASDAARQITGTHISIDGGWTAQ; from the coding sequence ATGGGCAGAACAGTCGTCGTCACAGGCTCGACCAGCGGCATCGGCCTTGCAATTGCAAAAGCCTTCGCGGCGGAAGGCGATAACGTCGTCATCAACGGCTTCGGCGACGCTGCCGAGATCGAGACGATCCGCAAGGGCCTCGAAGCCCATGGCGGCCGCGCCATCTATCATGGCGCAGACATGACGAAGCCGGCCGAGATCCGCGACCTGATGGCGACCGCCGCCCGCGAGTTCGGCATGGTCGACGTGCTCGTCAACAATGCCGGTATCCAGCACGTCTCCCCGGTCGAGGATTTCCCGGAAGACAAATGGAACCAGATCATCGCGATCAACCTCAACAGCTCCTTTCATACGATCCGCGCCGCCGTTCCGGCGATGAAGGAAAAACGCCACGGGCGCATCATCAACGTTGCCTCCGCCCACGGACTGATCGCCTCGCCCTTCAAATCGGCCTATGTGGCGGCAAAACATGGTATCATGGGCCTCACGAAGAGCGTGGCGCTGGAGCTTGCCGAATTCGGCGTGACCGCGAATGCGATCTGCCCGGGCTATGTGCTGACGCCGCTGGTGGAGAAGCAGATCCCCGACACGGCCAAGGCTCGAGGCATCACGGAAGAACAGGTGAAATCCGAGGTCATGCTGAAATTCCAGCCGACCAAGGAATTCGTCGCAGTCGAGGAGGTCGCAGCCACCGCGCTGTTCCTCGCAAGCGACGCGGCAAGGCAGATCACCGGCACCCATATTTCGATCGATGGCGGCTGGACGGCACAGTAA